A single Micromonospora sp. CCTCC AA 2012012 DNA region contains:
- a CDS encoding ribonuclease J, which translates to MTEAHYEGELPPPLPEGGLRIIPLGGLGAIGRNMTVFEYGGKLLIVDCGVLFPDVEQPGVDLILPDFGPILDRLADVQAIVLTHGHEDHIGAVPYLLAHKPDIPLVGSQFTLALVEAKLAERRIQPYTLTVREGGRERLGPFECEFFAVNHSIPDALAVAIRTPAGLVLHTGDFKMDQLPLDGRITDLAGFARLGAEGVDLLLSDSTNAEIPGFVTPEREIGPVLDSIFAKAKGRIIVASFASHVHRVQQVFDSAIEHGRKVALIGRSMVRNMGIARDLGLLNIPAGLVIGIEEATTLPPEQIVLMSTGSQGEPMSALGRMASGDHRHITIAPGDTVVLASSLVPGNETSVYRVINRLARAGAVVVHKDVAKVHVSGHAPAGELLYLLNVTRPSNLMPVHGEWRHLRAHARLGIESGVAPDRVVLCEDGDVVDLVEGRASLVGHVKSRYVYVDGLAVGDVSESLLTERRILGDGGFIATTVVVDSVTGKVVAGPTLSAKGFSEDPEAFNPVIPLVTEALNRAAADGITDPHQLQQIVRRTVGRWVNDAYRRRPMIVPTVVEV; encoded by the coding sequence GTGACCGAGGCGCACTACGAGGGTGAGCTGCCCCCGCCACTGCCGGAGGGCGGCCTGCGGATCATCCCGCTCGGCGGACTCGGCGCCATCGGCCGGAACATGACCGTCTTCGAGTACGGCGGCAAGCTGCTGATCGTCGACTGCGGGGTGCTCTTCCCCGACGTGGAACAGCCGGGCGTGGATCTGATCCTGCCCGACTTCGGGCCGATCCTGGACCGGCTCGCCGACGTGCAGGCCATCGTGCTGACCCACGGTCACGAGGACCACATCGGCGCGGTGCCGTACCTGCTCGCGCACAAGCCGGACATCCCGCTGGTCGGTTCCCAGTTCACCCTGGCCCTGGTCGAGGCGAAGTTGGCCGAGCGGCGGATCCAGCCGTACACGTTGACCGTGCGGGAGGGCGGCCGGGAGCGGCTCGGCCCGTTCGAGTGCGAGTTCTTCGCGGTCAACCACTCCATCCCGGACGCCCTCGCGGTGGCCATCCGCACCCCGGCCGGGCTGGTGCTGCACACCGGCGACTTCAAGATGGACCAGCTCCCGCTGGACGGTCGGATCACCGACCTGGCGGGCTTCGCCCGGCTCGGCGCCGAGGGCGTCGACCTGCTGCTGTCGGACTCCACCAACGCGGAGATCCCCGGCTTCGTCACCCCGGAGCGGGAGATCGGGCCGGTCCTCGACTCGATCTTCGCGAAGGCGAAGGGGCGGATCATCGTCGCCTCGTTCGCCTCGCACGTGCACCGGGTGCAGCAGGTCTTCGACTCGGCGATCGAGCACGGCCGCAAGGTCGCGCTGATCGGCCGCTCGATGGTCCGCAACATGGGCATCGCGCGGGACCTGGGCCTGCTCAACATCCCGGCCGGTCTGGTGATCGGGATCGAGGAGGCGACCACCCTCCCGCCCGAGCAGATCGTGCTGATGTCGACCGGCTCCCAGGGCGAGCCGATGAGCGCGCTGGGCCGGATGGCCAGCGGCGACCACCGGCACATCACCATCGCCCCCGGCGACACCGTGGTGCTCGCCTCCTCGCTGGTGCCCGGCAACGAGACCTCGGTCTACCGGGTGATCAACCGGCTGGCCCGGGCCGGCGCGGTGGTGGTGCACAAGGACGTCGCCAAGGTGCACGTCTCCGGCCACGCCCCCGCCGGTGAGCTGCTCTATCTGCTCAACGTGACCCGGCCGAGCAACCTGATGCCGGTGCACGGCGAGTGGCGGCACCTGCGGGCGCACGCCCGGCTCGGCATCGAGTCCGGGGTCGCCCCGGACCGGGTGGTGCTCTGCGAGGACGGCGACGTCGTCGACCTGGTCGAGGGGCGCGCCAGCCTGGTCGGCCACGTCAAGAGCCGGTACGTCTACGTCGACGGTCTCGCCGTCGGCGACGTCAGCGAGTCGCTGCTCACCGAGCGGCGGATCCTCGGCGACGGCGGCTTCATCGCCACCACCGTCGTGGTCGACTCGGTCACCGGCAAGGTGGTCGCCGGCCCGACCCTCTCGGCGAAGGGCTTCTCCGAGGACCCGGAGGCGTTCAACCCGGTGATCCCGCTGGTCACCGAGGCGCTGAACCGGGCCGCCGCGGACGGCATCACCGACCCGCACCAGCTCCAGCAGATCGTCCGGCGCACCGTCGGACGCTGGGTCAACGACGCGTACCGGCGGCGGCCGATGATCGTGCCGACGGTGGTCGAGGTCTGA
- the dapA gene encoding 4-hydroxy-tetrahydrodipicolinate synthase translates to MTHDHPAAPDRAVSRPFGRLLTAMVTPFTASGDLDLAGAVRLAEHLVDEQGNDALVLNGTTGESPTTTEAEKETLIRAVVEAVGDRARIVAGVGTNDTRHTIELAASAEKAGAHGLLVVTPYYNKPPQSGLLRHFTAVADATGLPIMLYDIPHRAGVPIDTETLVRLAEHDRIVAVKDAKGDLIATSWVLSRSDLAFYSGEDALTLPALAVGCVGVVGTSTHFTGAQTKQLIEAYEAGDVDTALRLHRRLLPLFTGIFRTQGTILVKAGLAAKGLPAGPVRPPLVDATADELAQLRADCAAAGLDLPE, encoded by the coding sequence ATGACGCACGACCACCCTGCCGCCCCCGACCGGGCCGTCTCGCGCCCGTTCGGGCGACTGCTCACGGCCATGGTGACCCCGTTCACCGCCTCCGGTGACCTCGACCTGGCCGGCGCCGTACGCCTCGCCGAGCACCTCGTCGACGAGCAGGGCAACGACGCGCTGGTGCTCAACGGCACCACCGGCGAGTCGCCGACCACCACGGAGGCGGAGAAGGAGACCCTGATCCGCGCCGTCGTGGAGGCGGTCGGCGACCGGGCCCGGATCGTCGCCGGGGTGGGCACCAACGACACCCGGCACACCATCGAGCTGGCCGCGTCGGCCGAGAAGGCCGGCGCGCACGGTCTGCTGGTGGTCACCCCGTACTACAACAAGCCGCCGCAGAGCGGGCTGCTGCGGCACTTCACCGCCGTCGCCGACGCCACCGGGCTGCCGATCATGCTCTATGACATCCCGCACCGCGCCGGGGTGCCGATCGACACCGAGACCCTCGTCCGGCTCGCCGAGCACGACCGGATCGTCGCGGTCAAGGACGCCAAGGGCGACCTGATCGCGACCTCCTGGGTGCTCAGCCGCAGCGACCTGGCCTTCTACAGCGGCGAGGACGCGCTGACGCTGCCCGCGCTCGCGGTCGGCTGCGTCGGCGTGGTCGGCACCTCGACGCACTTCACCGGCGCGCAGACCAAGCAGCTCATCGAGGCGTACGAGGCGGGCGACGTCGACACCGCGTTGCGCCTGCACCGGCGGCTGCTGCCCCTGTTCACCGGCATCTTCCGTACCCAGGGCACCATCCTGGTGAAGGCGGGCCTGGCGGCCAAGGGTCTGCCCGCCGGCCCGGTACGCCCCCCGCTGGTGGACGCCACCGCGGACGAACTGGCCCAACTGCGCGCGGACTGCGCGGCGGCGGGCCTCGACCTGCCCGAATGA
- the thyX gene encoding FAD-dependent thymidylate synthase: MVQPQVKLIAWTQFQAPDEVPWSTDADGGQALAEFAGRACYQSWKKPNPATATNAGYLAHILEVGHLSVLEHGSVTFYFTGVSRSFTHELIRHRHFSYSQLSQRYVPERDAAMVEPSVIAEDPELHKKFVEAAEASVRAYTELLEGLEQRFSDEPNPTLRRKQARQAARAVLPNATETRIVVTGNYRAWRHFIGMRATEHADVEIRELAVECLRQLQGVAPNVFADFVISTLPDGTEVAASPHAELS; this comes from the coding sequence ATGGTGCAGCCCCAGGTCAAGCTGATCGCGTGGACCCAGTTCCAGGCCCCGGACGAGGTGCCGTGGTCGACCGACGCCGACGGCGGCCAGGCGCTCGCGGAGTTCGCCGGCCGGGCCTGCTACCAGAGCTGGAAGAAGCCGAACCCGGCCACCGCCACCAACGCCGGCTACCTGGCGCACATCCTGGAGGTGGGGCACCTCTCGGTGCTGGAGCACGGCTCGGTGACCTTCTACTTCACCGGGGTGTCCCGCTCCTTCACCCACGAGCTGATCCGGCACCGGCACTTCTCGTACTCCCAGCTCTCCCAGCGCTACGTCCCCGAGCGGGACGCCGCCATGGTCGAGCCGTCGGTGATCGCCGAGGACCCGGAGCTGCACAAGAAGTTCGTCGAGGCGGCCGAGGCGAGCGTCCGGGCGTACACGGAGCTGCTGGAGGGGCTGGAGCAGCGCTTCTCCGACGAGCCCAACCCGACGCTGCGCCGTAAGCAGGCCCGGCAGGCGGCCCGCGCGGTGCTGCCGAACGCCACCGAGACCCGGATCGTGGTCACCGGCAACTACCGGGCCTGGCGGCACTTCATCGGGATGCGGGCCACCGAGCACGCCGACGTGGAGATCCGCGAGCTGGCCGTGGAGTGCCTGCGTCAGCTCCAGGGGGTCGCGCCGAACGTCTTCGCCGACTTCGTGATCTCGACGCTGCCCGACGGCACCGAGGTGGCGGCCAGCCCGCACGCCGAGCTGTCCTGA
- a CDS encoding DUF2752 domain-containing protein → MYGEAVTSVDQPATPPGQQEWPPYHYQPVEPDRFTRFVIRLHARAPRWAAPLAALGCVGMGMAYALVSDPTQSEPDARPTCLLKLTTGLDCPGCGGTRALWYVLHGDLPAAARHHFLFVFALPFLAYLFVAWAGNQAFGWRLPELRISSKVIGGFLAVWLTFSVLRNLPWAPFTSLYV, encoded by the coding sequence GTGTACGGTGAGGCCGTGACGAGCGTCGACCAGCCGGCCACCCCGCCGGGCCAGCAGGAGTGGCCGCCTTACCACTACCAGCCCGTCGAGCCCGACCGGTTCACCCGGTTCGTGATCCGGCTGCACGCCCGCGCGCCCCGCTGGGCCGCCCCGCTGGCCGCGCTCGGCTGCGTCGGCATGGGCATGGCGTACGCGCTGGTCAGCGACCCGACCCAGAGCGAGCCCGACGCCCGGCCGACCTGCCTGCTCAAGCTCACCACCGGGCTGGACTGTCCGGGCTGCGGCGGCACCCGCGCCCTGTGGTACGTGCTGCACGGCGACCTGCCCGCCGCCGCCCGGCACCACTTCCTCTTCGTCTTCGCGCTGCCCTTCCTGGCCTACCTCTTCGTCGCCTGGGCCGGTAACCAGGCGTTCGGCTGGCGGCTGCCGGAGCTGCGGATCAGCTCCAAGGTGATCGGCGGGTTCCTGGCGGTCTGGCTCACCTTCTCGGTGCTGCGCAACCTCCCCTGGGCCCCCTTCACCTCCCTCTACGTCTGA